The Zalophus californianus isolate mZalCal1 chromosome 8, mZalCal1.pri.v2, whole genome shotgun sequence genome has a segment encoding these proteins:
- the EIF2S2 gene encoding eukaryotic translation initiation factor 2 subunit 2 has protein sequence MSGDEMIFDPTMSKKKKKKKKPFMLDEEGDAQTEETQPSETKEVEPEPTEDKDVEADEEDSRKKDASDDLDDLNFFNQKKKKKKTKKIFDIDEAEEGVKDLKIESDIQEPAEPEDDLDIMLGNKKKKKKNVKFPDEDEILEKDEALEDEDSKKDDGISFSNQTGPAWAGSERDYTYEELLNRVFNIMREKNPDMVAGEKRKFVMKPPQVVRVGTKKTSFVNFTDICKLLHRQPKHLLAFLLAELGTSGSIDGNNQLVIKGRFQQKQIENVLRRYIKEYVTCHTCRSPDTILQKDTRLYFLQCETCHSRCSVASIKTGFQAVTGKRAQLRAKAN, from the exons ATGTCCGGGGACGAG atgatTTTTGATCCTACTatgagcaagaagaaaaagaagaagaagaagccttTTATGTTAGATGAGGAAGGGGATGCCCAGACAGAAGAAACCCAGCCCTCAGAAACAAAAGAAGTAGAACCAGAGCCAACTGAGGATAAAGATGTAGAAGCCGATGAAGAGGACAGTAGGAAAAAGG ATGCTTCTGATGATTTAGATGACTTGAACTTCtttaatcagaagaaaaagaagaaaaaaacaaaaaagatatttgatattGATGAAGCTGAAGAAGGTGTAAAG GATCTTAAGATTGAAAGTGATATCCAAGAACCAGCTGAACCAGAGGATGACCTTGACATTAtgcttggcaataaaaagaagaaaaagaagaatgttaaGTTCCCAGATGAGGATGAAATACTAGAGAAAGATGAAG CTTTAGAAGATGAAGACAGCAAAAAAGATGATGGTATCTCATTCAGTAACCAGACAGGTCCTGCTTGGGCGGGCTCAGAAAGAGACTACACATATGAGGAG CTACTGAATCGAGTATTCAACATTATGAGGGAAAAGAATCCAGATATGGTtgctggagagaaaaggaaatttgtcATGAAACCTCCACAGGTCGTCCGAGTAGGAACAAAGAAAACTTCTTTTGTCAACTTTACAGATATCTGTAAACT ATTACATCGTCAGCCCAAACATCTCCTTGCATTTTTATTGGCTGAATTGGGTACAAG TGGTTCTATAGATGGTAATAATCAACTTGTAATCAAAGGAAGATTCCAACAGAAACAGATAGAAAATGTTTTGAGAAGATATATCA AGGAATACGTTACCTGTCACACGTGCCGATCACCGGACACAATCCTGCAAAAGGACACCCGACTCTATTTCCTACAGTGCGAAACTTGTCATTCTCGATGTTCTGTTGCCAGCATCAAAACCGGCTTCCAGGCTGTCACAGGCAAGCGAGCACAGCTCCGTGCCAAAGCTAACTAA